In the genome of Nonlabens sp. MB-3u-79, one region contains:
- a CDS encoding DUF2071 domain-containing protein, whose translation MKIPKIKGIIDRRILINYQIDKEVLENYLPKPFKPKLVNGKGIAGICLIRLKEIRPKGLPKQIGISSENGAHRIAVEWTENGKQKEGVYIPRRDTSSKLNSLAGGTIFPGIHHFANFKVAEKDGNYEVGFISDDKTSLSIKAKETNHWNTKSVFENLECVSEFFENGSIGYSPDKNDFDGLELKAYNWKVSLLEVENVKSSFFENESIFPKGSVKFDNALLMKDIEHEWVGLSKIKNCT comes from the coding sequence ATGAAAATACCTAAAATAAAAGGAATAATCGACAGACGAATTTTAATCAATTACCAAATTGATAAAGAAGTCTTGGAGAATTATTTACCAAAACCTTTTAAACCAAAATTAGTAAACGGAAAAGGAATTGCGGGAATCTGTTTGATAAGATTAAAAGAAATCAGACCGAAAGGTTTACCGAAACAAATCGGAATTTCCTCGGAAAATGGAGCTCATAGAATTGCAGTCGAATGGACAGAAAACGGAAAGCAAAAAGAAGGAGTTTATATTCCAAGAAGAGATACTTCTTCTAAATTAAATTCTTTAGCTGGTGGAACTATATTTCCTGGAATTCACCATTTTGCAAATTTTAAAGTAGCCGAAAAAGACGGAAACTACGAAGTCGGTTTTATTAGTGATGACAAAACTTCACTATCAATAAAAGCAAAAGAAACAAATCATTGGAATACTAAAAGTGTATTTGAAAATTTAGAATGTGTTTCCGAATTCTTTGAAAATGGCTCTATTGGATATTCTCCAGACAAAAATGACTTTGATGGACTTGAATTAAAAGCATATAATTGGAAAGTTTCCCTTTTGGAAGTTGAGAATGTAAAATCAAGCTTTTTTGAGAATGAAAGTATTTTTCCAAAAGGATCTGTGAAATTTGATAATGCATTATTAATGAAAGATATTGAACACGAATGGGTTGGACTATCGAAAATAAAAAACTGCACCTAA
- a CDS encoding T9SS type A sorting domain-containing protein, protein MEYDDNVDEFGVLVPIEEISEEVCIKFCENTEVTFSLSDPDGNIDSILWDQAGGITSSANQNPDFTVVWNNVANSGNISVQVTLLDGTIIRKAICVEVIATPIAAFTFLSGLNDRCEGDFQAVNNSFDPSGSNLISHEWTFTNTNGTVISSSDVEPNVYLGQGTWTIDLTVTNECNCSETTRERIRVEGESISITCPTVICENSVETYTVENPGLCDLFAWEVEGGTILSGNNDSIVEVIWNDPQDGFGYLNFIPSNCDACQNVPVTVKIPVIEEEGTIIGEEELCAGEEYLFSLPRWPATVFEWNLLDGGGNSLPFPVDFDITDQPNEIVLNTTDLEPGEYILNSNYNSPLLLCGGFAQRTVSIRDKHVIQAETEVCLNEEVSFTTENVNNNTEWSIYFENDLIDQQTTSQLINYSFNTPGVYIITASSPAHCTSDNFLITVIDLPPAIDPSIAIEGTLEQVCAGTPYSYSIDLNNDDYYAEWRIVASQGTIQGNTEGETVSVVFNSTTSTNYDLEVRQVSKNGGCAGSWLAHQITPLSIITEIDHYDPANPNINPRDGFFCSSSVAFFRVDYELGETYEWFFDDERYGSIIAGQNTHEVTIMFNELPIGISQGNPTNLNVRIRKCGQLTNITPYRVSLSYVPPTVLTPPQDVCSGETTNFTVSFVNLHPQADLSTWVFDWEFLVNGSTAGGFTGIPIPQPNAIIQITPQNQLLISNVEVPFVDNPTLYTFRFNYRNMDGCTTSVGNFVNPTTFILPSPNVDVIASGDTSFCSVADIDVTLSAIYQNTNLGPVNYQWLRNGNIIPGQTGTTLVVNPTVNPFLGVGNYSCAISFPNNNPNGCVSITEDIPITIRDCSADPICTNEQIAITSVNWADCKEIQVAVDNFGGSPSSVEYTVRGSNWDIVSSNSTSATLESNSDLPAGTYTMLVKAIYPNCSTTDSVPFTIGYQAAIDTSVGCVTPNSNEITVNSTGTILNTYVGATVSYGLVGFGTSVTNTLGSHTFTNVPDGVYTARVLISGPGDPVCIAEQEVVLNSPDAAFEILDAREAAINTNAGPITQTCMECPILLRPINSNPNHTYTWGFLTDGSNTQVSPEISLPVGIQDINLTVTDENGCSVTSPFQQIEVTEGVFTGPYFGSGTYCEGAQIDLTFFNTGQQTIAAPNTIPAESGYLWMLETDPAPGINTEAIYNPTVSGQYWVKLRNTDLCLDDIDPINVTILPKPFFDIELPEVACVGQPYQVTGLSTAAGSGIDEYRWIIDGTTGPWLNTFPIEPLEETQNTAGTYTYILEVAADNTCNYTVEKEVIVTPVPNLGGIIITPDSCNPYAVTLSVQSPQAGTYHWSDGFTGYPHTVTRGGSYQLTFVPDNSACTVELQTYLDKDPSSYLWYFPSGCLDFCGKEDFATRVIPGLSVPFQSWNYDSNGSSLSGTGSVNDFDITPFLGANDAITLELENSNCAQLSDPLVITQNEECGDCELELDIDFIELIETPFIYFEIYGNLVNNSPFDLNIQLSITGGNGFFTPSSITIPSGSSFSLNPLRFTPQSPFSGGNLLINMDASHREGNCITQTEVKFPEVQIENENREGEKSTLTISPNPVDQKATFTYELFEKDLQQVQLEIYDLNGLRMYHSVLKNTNGSIEVEVSHFKPTQYIVLIKSNGKILIQNYLIKK, encoded by the coding sequence GTGGAGTATGATGATAATGTAGATGAATTTGGCGTATTAGTTCCTATTGAAGAAATAAGCGAGGAAGTTTGTATTAAGTTTTGTGAAAATACAGAAGTAACATTTTCCTTAAGCGATCCTGATGGAAACATAGATAGCATATTATGGGATCAAGCAGGCGGAATTACTTCTTCTGCAAATCAAAACCCAGATTTTACCGTGGTATGGAATAATGTTGCCAATTCCGGAAACATTAGCGTTCAAGTCACTTTGTTAGATGGAACAATAATTAGAAAAGCTATTTGTGTAGAAGTCATCGCAACACCTATTGCAGCTTTTACATTTCTATCTGGACTTAATGATAGGTGTGAAGGAGATTTTCAAGCTGTAAATAATTCATTTGATCCTTCGGGATCTAACTTGATTTCTCATGAATGGACTTTTACCAATACTAATGGAACTGTAATCTCTTCTAGCGATGTAGAGCCTAATGTTTACTTAGGACAAGGAACTTGGACTATTGACCTAACCGTTACTAATGAATGTAATTGTAGTGAAACGACTAGAGAAAGAATTAGAGTTGAAGGAGAAAGTATTTCTATTACTTGTCCTACAGTAATTTGTGAGAATAGCGTGGAAACCTATACTGTTGAGAATCCTGGCTTATGCGATTTATTTGCATGGGAAGTAGAAGGCGGTACTATTTTAAGTGGAAATAATGATTCCATAGTGGAAGTGATTTGGAATGACCCACAAGATGGATTTGGATACCTAAATTTTATACCATCCAATTGCGATGCTTGTCAAAATGTTCCAGTTACTGTAAAAATACCTGTTATTGAAGAAGAAGGTACTATCATAGGAGAAGAAGAACTGTGTGCTGGCGAAGAATATTTATTCTCATTACCGAGATGGCCAGCAACTGTTTTTGAATGGAATTTATTAGATGGTGGTGGAAATTCACTTCCGTTTCCAGTTGATTTTGATATTACAGACCAACCCAATGAGATCGTATTGAATACTACCGATCTAGAGCCTGGTGAATATATTTTGAACAGTAATTACAACAGTCCATTGCTACTTTGTGGAGGATTTGCGCAACGCACCGTATCCATTAGGGATAAACATGTCATACAAGCAGAGACAGAAGTCTGTTTAAATGAAGAAGTAAGTTTTACAACTGAAAATGTAAATAACAATACAGAATGGAGCATATATTTTGAAAACGATCTTATAGATCAACAGACTACCTCTCAATTAATTAATTATTCTTTTAATACTCCAGGAGTATATATTATAACAGCATCTTCTCCAGCACATTGTACGAGTGACAATTTCTTAATAACAGTAATTGATTTACCACCTGCTATAGATCCTAGTATTGCGATTGAGGGAACTTTAGAACAAGTTTGTGCAGGAACTCCATACTCTTATTCTATTGATCTTAATAATGATGATTATTATGCAGAATGGCGCATTGTCGCTAGTCAAGGAACTATTCAAGGAAATACCGAGGGAGAAACTGTTTCTGTCGTATTTAATTCAACAACTTCAACTAATTATGATCTGGAGGTTAGACAAGTTTCTAAAAATGGTGGTTGTGCAGGATCATGGTTAGCCCATCAAATCACACCTTTGTCGATAATTACGGAAATTGATCATTATGATCCAGCAAATCCAAATATAAATCCAAGAGACGGATTTTTCTGTTCCAGCTCTGTTGCTTTTTTTAGAGTTGACTATGAATTAGGTGAAACCTATGAGTGGTTTTTTGATGATGAGCGCTACGGTAGTATCATTGCTGGACAAAACACTCATGAAGTTACCATAATGTTTAATGAACTTCCTATTGGAATATCGCAAGGTAATCCTACTAATTTGAATGTTAGAATTCGTAAATGTGGTCAACTAACTAACATAACTCCTTATCGTGTATCATTAAGTTATGTACCTCCTACTGTATTGACACCACCACAAGATGTTTGCTCTGGCGAAACTACTAATTTTACTGTAAGTTTTGTGAATCTACACCCACAAGCCGATTTAAGCACATGGGTTTTTGATTGGGAATTTTTAGTAAATGGTAGCACAGCTGGTGGCTTTACAGGTATACCAATACCTCAACCGAATGCGATAATTCAAATAACTCCTCAAAACCAACTACTTATTAGTAATGTAGAAGTTCCATTTGTCGACAACCCTACACTATACACATTTAGATTTAATTATAGAAATATGGATGGGTGTACAACATCTGTAGGCAATTTTGTTAATCCAACAACTTTTATACTGCCCAGTCCTAATGTCGACGTCATTGCTTCTGGCGATACATCTTTTTGTAGTGTGGCAGATATAGATGTAACCTTGTCTGCAATTTATCAAAATACGAATTTAGGACCGGTTAATTATCAATGGTTGAGAAACGGCAATATAATTCCTGGACAAACTGGAACGACTTTAGTTGTCAATCCTACTGTTAATCCGTTTTTAGGAGTTGGTAACTATTCTTGCGCAATTTCATTCCCTAACAATAATCCAAATGGATGTGTCTCTATAACCGAAGACATTCCAATAACTATACGAGATTGCTCTGCAGATCCCATCTGTACAAATGAACAAATAGCCATTACATCTGTAAATTGGGCAGATTGTAAAGAAATTCAAGTAGCTGTAGATAATTTTGGAGGTTCTCCTTCTTCCGTAGAATATACTGTTCGCGGCAGTAATTGGGATATAGTGTCTAGTAATAGTACTAGTGCAACTTTAGAATCAAATAGCGATTTGCCAGCTGGAACCTATACCATGCTTGTAAAAGCAATTTATCCAAATTGTAGTACAACCGACTCTGTTCCATTTACTATAGGATATCAAGCAGCAATTGATACTAGCGTAGGTTGTGTTACACCTAACTCTAATGAAATTACTGTAAATAGCACAGGTACAATATTAAATACATACGTAGGTGCAACAGTAAGCTACGGGTTAGTAGGTTTTGGTACTTCTGTCACTAATACATTAGGATCACATACTTTTACTAATGTACCTGATGGAGTTTATACAGCTCGAGTACTTATAAGTGGTCCTGGTGACCCAGTTTGTATAGCTGAGCAAGAAGTTGTTTTAAATAGCCCAGATGCTGCCTTTGAAATATTAGATGCTAGAGAAGCAGCTATAAATACAAACGCTGGACCTATTACACAAACCTGTATGGAGTGTCCTATTTTACTGAGACCCATTAACTCTAATCCCAACCATACCTATACATGGGGATTCTTAACTGATGGCTCTAATACGCAAGTAAGTCCTGAAATTTCCTTACCGGTAGGTATTCAAGATATAAACTTAACAGTTACTGATGAAAATGGGTGCTCAGTTACATCGCCGTTTCAACAAATTGAAGTGACTGAAGGTGTTTTTACAGGTCCTTATTTTGGTTCTGGTACTTATTGTGAAGGTGCTCAAATAGATTTAACTTTTTTCAATACTGGTCAACAAACAATTGCAGCTCCCAACACTATTCCCGCAGAAAGTGGTTATTTATGGATGCTAGAAACTGACCCTGCTCCTGGTATTAATACGGAAGCAATTTATAATCCTACCGTTTCTGGTCAATACTGGGTAAAGCTTAGAAATACTGATTTATGTCTGGATGATATCGATCCTATAAACGTTACTATTTTACCAAAACCATTTTTTGATATAGAACTTCCAGAAGTAGCTTGTGTGGGACAGCCGTACCAAGTTACTGGATTAAGCACTGCCGCTGGTAGTGGGATAGATGAATACCGCTGGATCATTGATGGTACCACTGGCCCATGGTTGAACACATTTCCTATAGAACCTCTAGAAGAAACACAAAATACGGCTGGTACTTACACCTATATTCTCGAAGTAGCAGCAGATAATACTTGTAATTATACAGTAGAAAAAGAAGTAATCGTAACGCCTGTACCTAATCTAGGTGGCATAATCATTACACCAGATTCTTGTAACCCTTATGCGGTTACCCTAAGTGTGCAATCTCCACAGGCAGGTACGTACCACTGGAGTGATGGTTTCACTGGTTATCCTCATACAGTAACTAGAGGTGGTTCTTACCAGCTTACTTTTGTACCTGATAATTCGGCTTGTACGGTGGAATTACAGACTTATTTAGATAAGGATCCTTCTTCCTATCTATGGTATTTTCCTTCTGGATGTTTGGATTTCTGTGGAAAAGAAGATTTTGCTACTCGTGTGATTCCTGGATTATCAGTTCCTTTTCAATCTTGGAATTATGACAGTAACGGCAGTTCTTTATCTGGAACAGGTAGCGTGAACGACTTTGATATTACACCTTTTTTAGGAGCCAATGATGCGATCACGTTAGAATTAGAGAATAGTAATTGTGCGCAACTAAGCGATCCATTAGTAATCACACAAAATGAAGAATGTGGTGATTGTGAATTAGAGCTGGATATCGATTTCATCGAGTTGATCGAGACACCTTTTATTTATTTTGAAATCTATGGAAATCTGGTCAATAATTCTCCTTTTGATCTCAACATACAATTAAGCATTACAGGTGGTAATGGGTTTTTTACACCTTCCTCCATTACTATTCCTTCAGGAAGTAGTTTTAGTCTCAATCCATTGCGATTTACCCCACAAAGTCCTTTCTCTGGTGGTAACCTATTAATAAATATGGATGCCTCACATCGAGAAGGAAATTGTATAACACAGACCGAAGTGAAGTTTCCAGAAGTACAAATAGAAAATGAGAATCGAGAAGGTGAAAAGTCTACTTTGACAATTAGTCCAAATCCTGTAGATCAAAAAGCTACATTTACCTATGAATTATTTGAAAAAGATTTGCAACAGGTACAATTAGAAATTTATGATCTTAATGGTTTAAGAATGTATCATTCTGTACTGAAAAATACAAATGGGAGTATAGAAGTAGAAGTATCTCACTTTAAGCCTACCCAATACATTGTATTGATTAAAAGCAACGGAAAAATATTAATACAAAACTATTTGATTAAAAAATAA
- a CDS encoding ankyrin repeat domain-containing protein — translation MKYIITTILLLFINYTNGQDIFNSIKSGNQDELLTLLKNGEGTKQFNENGLTPLWMAVFKNDTTSVRILIENGADVNGLTKKGLTPIIVGSMANATESVGILIKNGADVNWKSAEVGNQQPIRFASKKGTIEFIKMLLEAGADMESTANDGGTPLLAAVYSNNYSLAKFYFEKGAKVDILARDGECIIHEAIKTKNPKMVELALQYDCPLDFKDGKGLSTKEIANATGDKKIKNLIKTALK, via the coding sequence ATGAAATATATCATTACAACCATTCTCCTTTTGTTTATCAACTATACGAATGGACAAGACATTTTTAATAGTATTAAGTCTGGTAACCAAGATGAGTTGCTAACTCTATTAAAAAATGGAGAAGGGACTAAACAGTTTAATGAAAACGGATTAACACCTTTATGGATGGCGGTTTTTAAAAATGATACTACCTCTGTAAGAATCTTAATTGAAAATGGAGCCGATGTTAATGGACTGACTAAAAAAGGTCTGACCCCGATAATTGTAGGTTCTATGGCTAATGCAACGGAGAGTGTCGGAATATTAATAAAAAACGGTGCGGATGTAAACTGGAAATCAGCAGAAGTAGGTAACCAACAACCGATTCGATTTGCTTCTAAAAAGGGCACTATTGAGTTTATAAAAATGTTACTTGAAGCTGGCGCAGATATGGAATCTACCGCAAATGATGGAGGAACTCCTTTACTCGCAGCGGTTTACAGCAATAATTATAGTCTTGCTAAATTCTATTTCGAGAAGGGTGCAAAAGTTGATATTCTAGCTAGAGACGGAGAATGCATAATTCATGAAGCAATCAAAACAAAAAACCCTAAAATGGTGGAGCTCGCACTTCAATATGATTGTCCGTTAGACTTCAAAGATGGTAAAGGGTTAAGCACAAAAGAAATTGCAAACGCTACTGGAGACAAAAAAATTAAGAATCTGATTAAGACCGCGCTAAAATAA
- a CDS encoding leucine-rich repeat domain-containing protein: MGFWGIGAILWLFGIYSILLLTSFLLKKFKVKYRQIIEWTLIFVYVLSHTLYHLNWDVGSEIYFTNENEPFVGKNQSFIIVFGIENQPKLESNYFTNNKILIPENGILLTSSKKEIFKHRYRFPVVGSGEKFSATYFEQYNCYGEKNYKFNYVVGTISDLGEVDYRYRDSIGDLICEKLKNEDFKNNLKVGYENGNYLDQKEVLINYQNLTKLPNGLLELRNLEYLNVHSNKLKVFPKSILEFPKLKRLTIGYNEIKTIPEWIGGIKNLESLAVNGNDLTSIPDTLLTLPKLNYLLIRENDFDESEIKETIEKFEQKGVTVQYE; this comes from the coding sequence ATGGGATTTTGGGGAATTGGAGCTATACTTTGGTTGTTTGGAATTTATTCAATTTTACTATTAACAAGTTTTTTACTTAAAAAATTCAAAGTCAAATACCGACAAATTATTGAATGGACTTTAATATTTGTTTATGTTCTATCCCACACTTTGTACCATTTAAATTGGGACGTTGGAAGTGAAATTTATTTCACAAATGAAAATGAACCTTTTGTTGGAAAAAATCAGAGTTTTATAATAGTTTTCGGAATAGAAAACCAACCAAAACTAGAAAGTAATTATTTTACAAATAATAAAATCCTCATTCCCGAAAATGGAATTTTATTAACTTCTTCAAAAAAGGAAATATTTAAACATAGATATAGATTTCCTGTAGTTGGTAGTGGAGAAAAGTTTTCAGCCACTTACTTTGAGCAATATAATTGTTACGGAGAAAAAAATTACAAATTTAATTACGTTGTTGGAACAATAAGCGACTTGGGTGAAGTTGATTATAGATACAGAGATTCAATTGGAGATTTAATTTGTGAAAAACTCAAAAATGAAGATTTTAAAAACAATCTAAAAGTAGGTTATGAAAACGGAAATTATCTTGACCAAAAAGAGGTTTTAATAAATTATCAGAATTTGACTAAACTTCCAAACGGACTTTTAGAATTGAGAAATCTTGAGTATTTAAATGTGCATTCTAATAAACTGAAAGTATTCCCTAAAAGTATTTTAGAGTTTCCAAAACTTAAAAGACTGACAATTGGATATAATGAAATTAAAACAATTCCTGAATGGATTGGCGGAATTAAAAATTTAGAAAGTCTTGCAGTAAATGGAAATGATTTGACTTCAATTCCTGATACGTTATTGACTTTACCGAAACTGAATTATTTGCTAATAAGAGAAAATGATTTTGACGAATCGGAAATAAAAGAAACAATTGAAAAATTTGAACAAAAAGGAGTGACAGTCCAATATGAATAA